In a genomic window of Nostoc sp. UHCC 0870:
- a CDS encoding iron-siderophore ABC transporter substrate-binding protein: MIKNKIWALIGKQSVFRCLFLPIFTPIVIVACSHIVINHEHSKVQTIKLNPTPCYVVKHKMGETCVPQNPQRIVVLAHTTLANVLALGVKPIGITSADLPPYLQQARDIQVVGEGWEPDVEKILLLKPDLILGKEYHRTEYNTLSQIAPTVLLEWKGTPSWKQHLEDVAQVLNKTDQAKLLMQNYHQRLEEFKLKMGDRLKNLQISYIDILVGYIWCDVKNSFAGTILADAGLQRPSAQEVVTKGGYITFGLETMQEDADGDVIFTSHWMDEDGAKALKRNQNHPLWHKLKAVKQNQVYVVNRHFWRGSNILAAHKVIDDLFDYLVDAKS; the protein is encoded by the coding sequence ATGATAAAAAATAAAATTTGGGCTTTAATTGGGAAACAATCTGTGTTTAGATGTCTATTTCTCCCTATTTTTACACCTATTGTCATTGTGGCTTGTAGCCATATAGTAATTAATCATGAACATAGCAAAGTACAAACTATCAAATTGAATCCTACACCCTGTTATGTAGTGAAGCACAAAATGGGAGAAACCTGTGTTCCCCAAAATCCTCAACGTATCGTTGTTTTAGCTCACACTACCTTGGCAAATGTTCTAGCTTTAGGTGTGAAACCGATTGGTATAACAAGTGCTGATTTACCTCCCTATCTCCAACAAGCCAGGGATATTCAAGTAGTTGGTGAGGGATGGGAACCTGATGTTGAAAAAATTTTGCTGCTTAAACCCGATCTGATTCTTGGCAAAGAGTACCATCGTACAGAATATAATACATTATCACAGATTGCTCCAACCGTACTCTTGGAATGGAAAGGTACACCTTCTTGGAAACAGCATTTAGAAGATGTTGCCCAGGTTTTAAATAAAACAGATCAAGCCAAATTATTAATGCAGAATTACCACCAACGGCTGGAAGAATTTAAACTGAAAATGGGCGATCGCCTGAAAAATCTTCAGATTTCCTACATCGATATATTGGTAGGTTATATCTGGTGTGATGTGAAAAATTCCTTTGCAGGGACGATTCTAGCAGATGCAGGTTTACAGCGTCCTTCCGCCCAAGAAGTTGTCACTAAAGGCGGATACATTACATTTGGTTTAGAAACCATGCAAGAAGATGCCGATGGAGATGTAATTTTTACTAGCCATTGGATGGATGAAGATGGTGCAAAAGCTTTGAAAAGAAATCAAAATCACCCTCTTTGGCATAAACTCAAAGCCGTAAAACAGAACCAAGTATATGTTGTTAATCGTCACTTTTGGCGAGGTTCAAATATTCTTGCTGCTCACAAAGTAATTGATGATTTATTTGATTATTTAGTAGATGCGAAAAGTTAA
- a CDS encoding TonB-dependent receptor domain-containing protein has translation MESRPAKEVISAGIVLALVSLLLQPAVAETKSHHSISTVKLLLAQQNDVAPVEVTGVKVTNTDKGIEVTLESAKPEALHPVIKSAENNYIADVPNAVLALPEGKEFSIANPVSGIVSVIVTQVDANTVRLTVTGEAGLPTVELFDSDEGLIFEFAPTVSQTPPPSQPTSETPPEQPTAESDETIELVVTATRTGEELQNIPRSVTVITREQLDQQTKVNRDLQSILSNSVPGLGASSDSQQSFAQTLRGRPPLVLVDGVPISSNIDNDTSVANLRRIDVEAIERIEVVRGLSAVYGDGAAGGVINIITRRPTQDRVVSSAEIGVRSVGNFKSGSFGNFLNYGISGKQGGVDFVASFTRDSFGKPFDAEGDRIPLFGDAEAESASINFLGKLGFQLGSQQRLQITANYFNDDQNQYGDYDLTVGAIPGIQKARLLDRPVDFVNSSDPFNRGTVIQFDYTHNNILNSQLQAQAYYRQTKTAATLFDNRLFDPDSILDIGRSVVKAERFGGRLQLDTALSNNLNLLWGADYSSEDSKGDYDLFDVAEFDNSNGRIARKIGSSIRIAPFTTKNLGLFSQVKWEASEKVFLSGGVRYENINVSVVDNWVDGQTALSYRGGEKTLDDVVFNAGVVYKATPTISFFANFAQGFSLPNISRIVQRPQAGFNFAEDVELSAPQKVDSYELGIRGQWNNFQASLAGFYSYSSLGTTVQFEDFGSDFRILRAPQRNYGIELAADWQPSDKWKLGKSAKSIFDANTYIKITHLQHGTGLGEQGTGLKVS, from the coding sequence ATGGAGTCTCGACCAGCGAAAGAGGTTATTTCAGCAGGGATTGTGTTGGCACTGGTATCATTACTTTTACAACCAGCAGTTGCGGAAACTAAATCACATCATTCTATCAGTACAGTAAAGTTACTACTGGCACAACAAAATGATGTTGCACCTGTGGAAGTAACAGGTGTAAAAGTCACTAATACAGATAAAGGTATCGAAGTGACTTTAGAAAGTGCTAAACCAGAAGCACTGCATCCTGTCATTAAGAGTGCAGAGAATAATTATATTGCAGATGTCCCTAATGCAGTCTTAGCACTACCGGAAGGTAAAGAATTTAGCATTGCTAATCCAGTAAGCGGGATTGTATCTGTGATTGTTACTCAAGTTGATGCTAATACTGTGCGGTTAACGGTAACGGGTGAAGCAGGTTTACCCACAGTAGAGTTATTTGACAGTGATGAAGGGTTAATTTTTGAGTTTGCGCCCACTGTATCACAAACACCGCCACCATCACAGCCGACAAGTGAAACACCACCAGAACAGCCAACAGCCGAAAGTGATGAAACTATTGAATTGGTAGTGACAGCTACACGCACAGGAGAAGAACTACAAAATATACCACGTTCTGTAACTGTGATTACCCGTGAGCAACTTGATCAGCAAACTAAAGTGAATCGAGATTTGCAAAGTATTTTGAGTAATTCAGTTCCAGGTTTAGGAGCTAGTTCAGACTCACAACAAAGTTTTGCTCAGACTTTGCGGGGAAGACCACCTCTAGTATTAGTAGATGGAGTACCGATTAGCTCTAATATTGATAATGATACATCCGTCGCTAATTTACGTCGCATTGATGTTGAGGCTATTGAACGGATAGAAGTAGTACGCGGTCTAAGTGCTGTTTATGGTGATGGTGCTGCGGGTGGGGTGATTAATATTATTACCCGACGACCAACTCAAGACCGAGTAGTTTCCAGTGCAGAAATTGGAGTACGATCCGTTGGTAATTTCAAATCTGGTAGTTTTGGTAACTTTTTAAACTACGGTATTTCCGGTAAGCAAGGAGGGGTAGATTTTGTCGCTTCTTTCACCCGTGATAGCTTTGGAAAACCATTTGATGCAGAAGGCGATCGCATACCATTATTTGGTGATGCAGAAGCCGAAAGTGCTTCGATTAACTTTTTAGGTAAGCTGGGATTTCAATTAGGTTCACAACAGCGATTGCAAATTACAGCTAATTACTTTAATGATGATCAAAATCAATATGGAGATTATGATTTAACTGTAGGAGCAATCCCAGGAATTCAAAAAGCACGCCTCCTAGATAGACCAGTTGATTTTGTTAATTCCTCAGATCCTTTTAACCGAGGAACTGTAATTCAATTCGACTACACCCATAATAATATCTTGAATAGTCAACTACAAGCACAGGCATATTATCGTCAAACTAAAACAGCCGCAACCCTATTTGATAACCGCTTATTTGATCCAGATAGCATTTTAGATATTGGTCGTTCGGTAGTGAAAGCAGAACGATTTGGAGGACGTTTACAGTTAGATACAGCTTTATCAAATAACTTGAATTTACTGTGGGGCGCAGATTATTCCAGTGAAGATAGTAAAGGCGATTACGATTTATTTGATGTTGCAGAGTTTGACAACAGCAATGGCAGAATAGCAAGAAAAATCGGTTCATCAATTCGCATCGCTCCTTTTACTACCAAAAACTTGGGTTTATTTTCTCAAGTAAAATGGGAAGCAAGTGAAAAAGTATTCCTGAGTGGTGGGGTACGTTATGAAAATATTAATGTGTCAGTTGTTGATAATTGGGTAGATGGACAAACTGCACTATCTTATCGAGGTGGGGAGAAAACTTTAGATGATGTGGTATTTAATGCGGGTGTAGTTTACAAAGCCACCCCAACAATTAGTTTCTTTGCTAATTTTGCTCAAGGATTTTCATTACCTAATATTTCTCGCATAGTACAGCGTCCCCAAGCGGGTTTCAATTTTGCTGAAGATGTGGAATTATCAGCACCACAAAAAGTTGATAGCTACGAATTAGGAATTCGTGGACAGTGGAATAATTTCCAAGCTTCCCTCGCTGGATTTTATAGTTATTCCAGTTTAGGAACTACGGTTCAATTTGAAGACTTTGGCAGTGATTTTAGAATTTTACGCGCTCCCCAACGCAATTATGGTATTGAATTAGCAGCAGATTGGCAACCGAGCGATAAATGGAAATTAGGCAAAAGCGCAAAATCAATTTTTGACGCTAATACTTACATTAAAATCACACATTTACAGCATGGAACAGGGTTGGGGGAACAGGGAACAGGCTTGAAAGTCTCTTAG